The DNA segment CTCGGCTATATCAAAGGCTATTATCCTGAAGTTCTTTTTTATGCCCTCAAGAATCTCAAGGAGCTCGTCGAGTGTGAGCTCGCCGTGCTGGAAGCGGGCTATCCGGTATTCGGGGCGGAGAACGTCAAGGTCAACGGTCAGGTATATCTCATCCCCCAGATACTTCTTCGCCTCTGCGATTATCTCGTCCAGGGGGCTGGTCTGGAGGTTGGGGTAGGCCCTCCATTTTCCCCTGACTTTCCTGCTCCTCAGCAGGGCGGGGAATATCTTAACCCTCCTCGTCCAGAGCTGGGTTCTCTCGGTGGTCGGTATCATGAGAACCGGTGCGAGAACTGCGGCCCGGTTTATCTTGCGCTCCTCCAGGGCGTAGGCCAGCCACGAGCCATGATCGAGGTAGTCATGCATTAAATCTGTGTGGGCATCGACGCTCAGCAGGGAGGCCGGCCGGAGCTTTTCTATTATCCCATAAGTCGCGAGGTGTTCCCCAACTATGTAGGCGCTGTCCAGGGGTATGCGCTCTGCCAAAAGCTCAACCCGGCTGGACTCGACTATCATGTAGTCTTCAAGAAGCTTGTTCCTCTTGAGGAGCTGCAGAACGTAGAGAACACCGTCCCTGTTGGGTTTCTCGCCGAAGGGGATGAACGTTACCATTGATTCCACCCACCGAGAATTGCCCCTTCACTTTTTAAACCTTGGTA comes from the Thermococcus thioreducens genome and includes:
- a CDS encoding arginase family protein, translating into MVTFIPFGEKPNRDGVLYVLQLLKRNKLLEDYMIVESSRVELLAERIPLDSAYIVGEHLATYGIIEKLRPASLLSVDAHTDLMHDYLDHGSWLAYALEERKINRAAVLAPVLMIPTTERTQLWTRRVKIFPALLRSRKVRGKWRAYPNLQTSPLDEIIAEAKKYLGDEIYLTVDLDVLRPEYRIARFQHGELTLDELLEILEGIKKNFRIIAFDIAEVSDKIRRSRLGKKAFVEVFQLLTG